GCCACTCTTCATAGGCATGTTTCACAATGAGTTGACTTTGTTTGTAATCACGGTGCTAATTTCCGTAAAGCTTCGCAATGCGGGCTGGAGATAAATTAAGTTTGAGACGCTTGAACAAAATGAACAAAGGAAATGagaatttggtggggggggggggggggggggaggtcaggaaATTGAAAATTGAATCGTAAATCAAATCTTTCTTCACAAAAAAGAAATTGAAGTGACCGAATAAACGGCCCCTGTGTCCACATGTCACATATACAGCTCTATACCAGGGGACACAATGGAATGAATTTGAGGAAGCGGCATCACCCCATTTTACTTTAGCAGCGATTGCATTTTCAGCAACAATATATACACTATAGTAAAAATTAAGCCAGCTGTCAATAAATAATACTGTTGTACTCTTTATCTTCAGGAAGAGCTTAGCCCACCTTGACATTGTACATGCAGAGTGTGTCTTACACGTGCAATTGAAGATATTCTGTGGTACAACCAGGGGAAACTAGCCAACTGGAGTCCCCTTAAACTAGCATTGGCAACAAGGCCTTGGATCAAAGATAGGGGACTAGGTACAGTATTCACAATACAGGAAGGCTGTCAACAATAACGGCAGTACATAACCCCCATGAAAGTAGCCCAGAACCGTTCTattgccccctcctctccccccccccaaacccctactCCAACTATCATCAAAATTCCGGATAATCCCGCTTTTAGCGGACGCAAGCAGACCGATCACTTTGATATTTTAATGGCAATATTAATCCTATGTCTCCACAATGGGAGATGATTTTAACACAGAAACGCACAATAAACAGTGCCACTGGGGATTAAGAATTACGGCCTTTTattatggtggggggggtggggggggggggttctttgcgGTGAAATTTGGAGCTTGGAATACATTAAAAGGAATACAATATTCAGGCAATCTGTATGTATAATGGCCAAACaaaaatatatgtataaaaaaaaagaaaacaacatttAGGGCACAATTAATACACtgcttttgttttttgtttaatcttttttttttgaaaatgagTGAATGGAATCAACGGCACAAGATACAGAAACTTCCTAATGCGATAACTGTCCTGTTACTGATGCTTAGAAAAAGTGCGCCGAATTTGGTTCAAGGGATCAAGGCGAACCGCCTTTCCTCCAGTTATTTATCTTAATTCCGACTTGAAAAGATATAATTATCTAGTTTGAACAGACCTGGTATAAAATCCTTCTTTAGTCGGTCAGGGAAAGCTCATGTGTATTCAGCGGCtgtcgggtcctcagcgccgcttgGTGTATGCTGAGATAGTGAGTAATGAAGTTGTGTAGTCCTGAGATACAAAGGGCATTAACCTCATTAGCATGAAACCTTTTCTTCTAAGTATTGTGGAACCTTTTCAGCCTCCTAATCCCCTATTTTCAAAGCTCGGTTTGTAATAAAGCTTTTAGGTTTTTCAAAGCTAATGGTATTCTCAAAAGATTTATTGCTGTTACTGCGCAGGACGCTTTAAGTTCTTCCAGCTAAGTATATGTATAGCACAAGACGAAGCTCTTTTTTTTTCCTGATCCAGATGGGAAACCATTTAGGAAAATGACCACGCTGTTCTGAAGTGCAAAGCTTTATAATGAAGAACTATGGGCTGGCTTGCATATTGTTAATCGAATACCCCAACCCATACAGCGATAGAACATGTTATGGGTTCAATCAgttacaaaacaaaaaaacaaaatggtAAAATTCTGGAGACCAATGTGAGAAGGCGAATTGCAAATGGAAATACATATTTCTCCGATTGCTAAGGGCCCCCAAACAAGGGGGAGGTGGGCAGCAAAAAGAACGGCCCAGTTGCATTCAATAAACTTCCAGCCGCCGCCAGATATGGCGTTTTGCCTGTGATgttatttttaaagaaatgtaATTTCATATGGATCAGCCTCCGCCGTTAGTGTATTTGATTAAGGTCCCCCAGAATACCAGAGGGCTGTCCGTTTCTTGGAACATTGTTTTCCCCCATTGCGAGGGCGCGTGTGCACAGCGATTAATTGCGCAATTTCAGGACACGAGTTAAAACAAAGCGCGTATTTTTCCTGCACTTTGTAACTGCGCCGCATCACAGTGTGGCGACTGGCGAGATTGTCCCGAGTTGTGTCAAACTATTCCCCCTATTCACGGATTAAGAGATTAAACGAACCAGTGGCGCTGCCTCCGCTTTCCTCATATTCCTGGTATGATAATTGCTTAAACTGATTTGCACTTTCACAAAAGATTGGAGCACTCTTTGTAGCTATACAGAACAGACGAGGTTTCTGTCAATGGAAATAAAACTGATTAATGCAGTCTATCAGGATGAAAAGTAAATGGACCGTAAAGAACATTGCCTGGCTCCCAAACCCGTTTTGTAGTCAAGAGCTGGTTACAAACAGTTCAAATGCTACAGTTTTAATTACGATTTcaattaaaataataaaaaaaatacatcGTTTCGTGAGGTGAAGTTTTGCCACATGTCAAACACCAACGAAATTAGTTTGGTTTCTTCACCTTTACTGTCTTTCCTTAGATATCAAATACAAAAATAATGACATGACCAATAAAACTGCCAAACAGCACAAAgatttggacccccccccccccccccactcactccaaGATATGTAGGTAATGATTTAATAATTTAATTAAGGAAGTATTTTCGATTATAACACGattccagttttttttttaaacacaaacaaacaagatTGATAAATAGCTATTCCGCCTCTGACTTCCTTCTCGAACCTCTCAATATAATATTTTACAATATATTACAGACTAGCAGTACACATTGGTGGGTGCTAAACCACGAAGGGGGAAAAAGTTCGCGTTCCTCCTGCAACGTTGCAATACAATCCAGCCTTCAAAGGGTTAACAGGCTCAATTGTGTCCATCGggttaaatttttattttaaatcaggTCGATATTATGGGATGGAGACTAGTCATTTTGATGTTTcaaatttccaaaaaaaaaataatccatACATATATCTCACTGCCTGATCACTCCCAGCAGCAAAATGGATAAACCTTTATTGACAAAAATGACAATGACATACTTCTTGGAAGTATCCATATGTTAGAATTGCAACAAACTCAACAAACACAAGTATCTACATTCGATAGAAGACATTACAGAAACATCTTTAACTTTAGGGTCGCTATAAACACGTATTCAGAAGCTCAGTGCGTTTGTTGAACCCTTATAGCCGCCTAGAAATGGTCTCTGTTTGTTTCCCTTGTTGATTAGTCCTTCGTTTTTGGTGGCAACTTGCGATCACGTCCTGCCACACAAACCTCACCTCACGGCAATTTTATTTTCGCTTCGGATTGACGCAGGGGGGAAATATCCGGAATACTCTTTAATGTTCACCCCcgacccccctttctcccccacaAAATAaaacagttttcttttttttaaataaaggaccGAAATTGTGGTCAAAACGAAAACCCCCACGATGTCTAACTTTGTTTATTGGTTAGACAGGACACTAAAAACGCAGCACTTCTACTtcatatagctggatcacaatcACGTCGACGGTATTATTACTTAAcaggagtttttttttgttttaaacagcGATTTCTTTTTTCTGTAAAATGAAGCACACAGAACTTCTCTCAAAGcaaagaagaagaaagaaaaaaaaatgaagtcccgTCTTTTGTTTTTAATAATCCGTCTTTTCATGAGAACGGCTCACATGCAATTCAAGTTTCTGAAACAGGTGTggattttggtgggggtgggtttaCCTCCccattctgtttttgttttaatatatatttGAATTCGGAAGTGCAAACAAAAAAACAGTCCGGAATTGGATTGGAAGCGATCTGCACCGGGTATAGACAAGTCCGCTTGTCAATCATCTTGCCCCCGGATTGATTGATGGCGGGTCCTTTGGACAGCACAGTGCTACATTTAGACCTCTTCTTACCCCAGCTGCCTCGTCACAGGAATTGCATTTGGTTGAAAGTGTTTCTTttccccctttctccctctctctctctctctatatcagcAAATCTGCTGCTTGAAAGTTAACACTATAGTTTTGACACgattttgtttttttcccctcctCTCCCAGGTCCTAATCGTCCGAGGTGACATCGATCTCCTCAGGACTCGACTGTTTGGTCGCAAGCCTCCATCGATTGACGTGGTGGGTCCCTTTTTTCTTCTGCTGGGCGTCAGTTCCCTCCTCTTCCAACTTCTGCCGTTTAAATTTCGTCCTTCTGTTCTGAAACCAAACTTTTACCTGAAAAGTACCAAAAGAAAGTTGCAATGAACTCGAGAGCAGCACAaaaattctcacacacacaccctcccccttcccttttgaTGTTCACATCCGCTTTCAGCAGCCCCTGCATTTTATTCAATGGACTCCGCTTTCTGGGGATTTCCCAGTTAAACGAGGAAAGGTTTGCACCGTTTTACGGGAACACAGTTGGATTACTAGTGATTGACTTGATTTTTCCACCGGGTACTTGCTCGGGATTATTTCCTACTCTGCACATTAATCGATTTAAGGAAGCGCGGTGGGCGATGAGTAAATGCACTGAAAACTAAGTTGAATGAAAGAAAATGCAAGTATTTTCTGTGCACTAAAATGGTGGCTGCAATATTAGCCAGCAGCAGACATTCGCTCCTTTTATTCGCTCGAGAGGGAGAGGGTTGGAttcattgtatttttaaaaatacatcacAAGTGAAATATAAAATATAAGTACCAGACTCTCCCAATGAACTGGTCTGTTTATGCCCCTCCGCTCGAACTGTGAACTTTCTCTCCTGATCTCCCACCTTgtttctccccccaacccccaactccaTACACTTGTCCTTTTATACGAGCAGAAAATTGGAACACGTTGGCATTCATTTATTCCGGTCCCGCGTCAACGATTGTCGGACAGCTTTTAAGCGGAAATtaacttcttaaaacaatatgtaaattAAAATAGTTTGCCAatcgagttcccccccccccccccctcccccctctctgagCCGAATGATTCGATTTTATGGCTGGAATATTCGCAAATTCCAGTTGGGAGCCAGTGTCAGAGAGAGAAGTCGATAACTTCACCAAAATGTCaagtttggagagagagagagagagatgtttcCACCTGGAAACTGCCCCGCGTGGCCCCCGCTACTAAACTCTGAAATCCCTCCAAATGTAAACTGGAAATGGATTCATTCCTTGTACAGAGGAGCGATGGTCAGTTACTGATAGGAGGAGAAAACACGGCTCCAATTGTGCATCACTCTGGTCCAAGTGACAGAAATCCGCTGATTAAAGAAAAGAAAGTTTGTGGGGAAATGGAGTAAACGGCATGCCGACATCTGAGCCCGTTTTCTATGAAACGCACATTTGTGCtgtaagctcccccccccccccccccccccccgcccgaatgAAAATgaacctgttctctctctctctttcctaattgagggggtggtggggatttcCATGGACTGCCGTTTGTTAAGGCCGTGCCCGACACGCAGACAAAAGCCCCCAGCCAGCATCGATTCGCAATCGCACAAAGACATCTTCAATACCCCATTAACTAGGAAATTAAGCCTGACCGCTCCCTTGTTCGGCAGGCAAATGAAGAAGGCGATTCATTTGTTCCCCCCCTCAATGTTTTGCCCGACACGATTTGGGAAAATACAAAGCTTGAAACAGGAGTCTTTGCCCACAGAATCCTGCAGAGCGCAAGCCGGTGTACAGGCTCCTCGGCACTAATCGCTTTCACTTTGTTACCTGCAGCACAGTCCACTTTAGAATTCTGTGGGCAAAGACTCCTGTTTCAAGATTTGGCGAATGCGACCAGCTTGTTGACAGAAATGGGCTGATGCAAATATTGAGAGGAATGTGAGATGTCAGCGGGTACttctgtatgtgtgagagagagagagacttctcCAGCCAAGTGTCCTGCACTGGAAATGCCCAAACATCATtcgcacctcccaaacccaaggGCTGAAATAAACAGTCCTTCATATTGATGGCTACGGCGCCGGCTTTGGCCCCCGTGAACGGCCCAGTTCGCCTTTCAATCGTTACCTTCCCTGTTCGGGACATGGGGTGGAAAATATAAACGTAAAATTCCAGTATTTCGCCTCATTCTTTTGATCCGTCCTCAAGATTCACATGAAGACAATTTGAAAGCAGTAAATATACCCTGCTTGTGATGGAGCCCCCACTCCCCTTTGCCTGTAGACAGTTGATTCATGAACAAATCATGAATCAAAGAGCGATATTTCAAATCTGCATCTGCTGGTCGTGTTTTACAACAGCCCCGTTACCAAAGCATCGAATTGCCGTGGGCGCGGGTTGCTGCCACTGTACTTAAAAGGCGAAATTTGCAAAGGGTTCTGAAAGCTCTCTTTAAGGGAGCACTTCTATTGCAGAGGCGATGacttgaaggagagagggagagacagaggtacAGAACAGCGAATTGCTGGAAGCAGAGCGGGCAACCCTCACCTGAGTTTCTGTTAAGCTGAGGCTGTGGGCTAGTTGCTTTCGTTCGGCTCCCACCACGTAGTGATTTTTCTCGAAGGCGTGTTCCAGTCTCAGTAACTGGGACGGGGAGAAGGCTGTCCGGATCCGTTTTGGTTTCCGCGCCAGTGCGTTGTGCAATAGAAAGCTCTCCGGGCTCGCCTCGTTGCCTGAGAAAGACACAAGGAAGCAACAGTAAGAAATGAGAAGCAAAAATCCCGCCGACTCATTTTAACGTGTCGCggcgcttttaaaaaaaaatattatctCCAGTTGACTGGCAGCCAGTTATGCAGCAGAGAGAACTTGGAAAGGTGCGAATTCTAGCCGCTAACCTCTCGATTTGAACCACCATTTTAACGTGGATTTGTTTGCACTGAATTCGTTGGATCCGATTTTTGTAAATGCATTAAAATAAAGACATTGAGcgcgcagtgtgtgtgaggcctgTCTGGTAATTCCGAACGAATGCAGAATCCGACAGCGACTTGTGTCAATTCCAAAGCAGCGTCCAGGCTGCCCTGGGCCGGTGCACTGGACTCAACAACAGCGAAGAAGCGGCATTTAATTCCCTGTGCCTGTTAATAACAATGCCATTTTAACCATTTTAGCAAGGGGAAAATGTAGTCGCCCATCATTTGCCATGGAAGGTAATTAATTCACTCtccaaaacatttaaaaaatgatcAATGCGCAAAAGTACAAGAGAGTGGATCGTTCACCTCCCAATTACACACACATATCAAATATATTTATCTCCACTCTAATGTGTTAAATTAGcacaatgtgttttttttaatgtattcatATCCACACGCAGAAACAAACAGCCAAGAGCAATAACTGTGATCCGCAATTCGGACATTTCCTCTGAATCAAGCAACCACCCtggaacctggtccagaggcccaGTCCTTTTCTATTCAGCAACTGACCCAGGaacgaaaataaaataaaataaaacccaTTCCAAGTGTGCTGCTTGAAGGCGGTGCGAATTGCCCCTGAAACCGCGTTCAGAGTGTGCCTAgagccagcaacccccccccccccccccccaacacacacacacacacacacatgtacacacacaaggcagccgcTAACTTCAGCCCCTCTCTGAGCTCCCACTCCTCTGACCTGCCAAACTCTTTGCCCCTTTTTGGAAGATTGGCAACCAgttgtttctctccctctctctgccccccccccccccccccccccccccccacaacaccaatccctccccgccgCAGCTCCCAGTCCGGCCAGGCTGCTGCTCCAACCCAGCTCCGGGGAAAGCAGGGCCGACAACAAACTTTCGCTTTCGTTCGCTGGAGGAGCCGAGCTGTCACGGTGCGGCTCAGTGAACGAGTTAGACATTCACCGCGAAGCGAATCGGCAGCAAatacgagagagagaggaaagcagAGGGGTGGGAAAATCAGTGCATTTAAACATGGACGTACCTTGAAACCTGTGTCCCAGATATCTGTACCTGTGTATTAGCCATGGATAGAAACTCGAAGCGTCTCTTTGTTGCGATGTAAATAAGGGGTGCGGAGAATGGGAAGACTGTAGAGGGTGTCCAGCCAGAGCGTGTGGGGGCACTGGGTGAACTGGTACCGCTGGGCTAGTTTGGTGTGCGACCGCGTCAGCGAACACCAGGTCCGGATTGGAGTACAGAGCCCTGCCGCCGGTGTGGAAGCCGTTTAGGAATGGATTGACCGAGCTAGGGTTTGCATAGCTGAGGGCGGCCGGCCTTATAGGTTCCTCTGATCTCGAAGCAGGCAGTGGGCTATCCTTAGCGACCAGAGATTCAATGGTGAAACACCGTTTAGGTGTTGGCTGGAACATGGTTTGTCAGACACTATATCCTCAgtgcgggagagagagaaaaaaagggcgGTTGTGCAatacttccccccctccctcctccctccctcccacccccccaaaaaaaatgtaTTGCTGCTGAGATTGTAAAGAGAGCACATTAAAAGTTAGTCCGGCAACACTTTAGTAGCGATGTGTCCACATAGTCCAGGGACAATCCATCTATGCGGTCACTTTATCACACGGCTGAAAAGTTGTGCAAACGACTTGTTAGTTCATGAGCTAATTAGTGCTGCTATCACATAAACAGCTTCCACTGAAGCCCTGTAATGGCTTGATGATTGGTCGCTATTACTCGCCTTGAGGTTGAAGGAAGACTCTTAAGTGCGTCAATTGCCGTTTAAACCCGGAGAGGCGGACTCCATCCATACGGAATGGATCAAAGTAGcagacaacacccccccccccccccctccaccccccaccaccaccttcctccctcctccacccccacccccaccccccggaaaaAGAAGCCTCCTCGATAACCAGTCGTAACTCAGACACTTAAGCATAAAAAAACACTTGGCTTTTGGACATGTGAGACAAAAACCGAACAAAAGGTTGCGATTGGCaaatacctttttttttaaatgcagaaacTATAAAcatttaagggggagggggggggggtgcaggtatGAATTTCAATCTGCCCCTTGAGTTTCGGCTCTTTCGATTTACACCACAGCTCCCAATATATAACAGTAAAACGGGATTAGAAGGTGGGTTTAGAAATGATTCCTAAAACAACAAATCCAAATCTGCAGGAGGTGCAGAGAGCGCACAGCCTCCTGTCGTTTCACATCGCTCCTTGTTTTGGTTGCCGCCTGGAGTCCAGGGACCTTGGTTCGGACTGAGTCTTCTATATTTCTATTGGTCAGGTAGGGGAATTGTGCTATTAGATAATTATATCGACTCTGCGCAGTTTGTGTGGTTCCTGGCCCCGTTAATGCTCCCCTTCTCTTTGCTGTCAGCTTAATAATTCGGGCTGTAGTAGGTAAACAAAATGTAAAACCTCCATCGCCCTCTCCGCATTTAATTGCAATCCACTCCAGAGTCCCCGGAAGCAGGGATTCCCGGATTCATTAAGGGCAGAGAATTAAACACCCAAGCATTTTGTGAATCGGTCAttttcccccccttcccaacTGTATTGGAGGAGGTTgcctgtttttttttgggggggggggggtaagtagcCTGCTTCATTTGATCAGCCGATGTCCCCACCCTGCCCGACCAATCCGACATGCAATCCCACTTGTTTTGCTACAAGGTGTCATCTGATGATATTAAATTATATAAATGAGACTTTGTCCAAGGGTCCACCTTTTTTTTAATTGCCATTTGAAAGTAGCTGCCTCACCATCGCtctggtgggtggtgtgtgattttggactggagaaggggtttaaagctggatggggggtgggggtgggtgtcgaTTTCGCCTGTATTCCATTGTCGCTCATTTCTAATTATTGCCACAACATACCAGCTTGTGCCGTCTCTCAAGCTGCGGCTATTAAAGCCTCTTTAGTTTTAAATATCGTGCTGCCTTATTCTTGTGTGTTATTATCTAAATAACAGTGACGTCAAGGACATTATTCCCATATGCTTATTAAAATTGGCAGTCATAATTAATTCCGTGATTTCtccgtgaaaagccccgagcctTTGGAACTTCGAATCTTTGGGCAGAATGATGCTTTTCTCCTGAAGGATTTCAAAGCGCGTTCGCTGCTCCCATATTCAGGAGAACAGAAAAGAAATACAGGACGCGACTATGAATACATTTCCCTCAATGTGGGGCGAATATCAACATTGCCACAAAAGGTAGCGCCCATAAAACGTTTCAAATCTTATCTAGGGGGCTTGATACATGCTCTATATAAATGGGCCCTTTTTTAACACTGGCACAATGGAATGCACTGTTAAATGGTAAATATTATGATTGCAGCCAGAGACTTGGTTCATTTTATCTTTCAAGTCCATCacagagagaaaatatttctcttaTTTTTAAGGGTCAGAACTTCAGTCATTACTTCATGTCTAGTAAGAGTGACCGGGTCGATACATCAAAGGACGTTCTAGACCCATGCTGGATTTCGGCTTGAAGTTCTAGGGGACCCAGTTCCATACTAATCCCACAGTGAAGTCGCAATTGTCAAAACGTACAGCTCCCGCTTTATTAGGCGGGTGAGGCTCGAGCACTGGGGaaataatattttatttcatCCCAAACAAAAGCACCTAATGTGGGTCACAGTGAATTACTTTAAATTATTCATGTGGCCTCGTTGACTTCAGACATGTTTCGAATTGAAAACTACAGTGTTAACAGCATGGGAAAGAATCTCCTTCCTAATGACTGCACCGTGCAAAATGTACTGAAAATAATGCGGATGGCCTTTAGGTGTATCTTCAGAAACAAATGGCAGTTTACGTTCTCGGTACTGTAAAAGCTATTTGTATGAACACTCGTCCGCCCATCACCCGATCAGTGTTACATTTCATCACAGCACCAGaatcagggagagagactgaACATAATTCAGAGCGGAAAGGAAACCTGGTTCTCTCTCTAACGTATTTTGCAACCATGCTTTGCATTTACAAATAGTAAACAAATGTAATTTAAATAGCTGCTGTCAACCAGTAATTCTCCCAATGAGGCATCACAATCAATCTGTGGGGTGCAGTTTAATCACATTGCGCTTCCTCTCACATATCCATGTTAGCTGAATTGGGCAAGACACGGAATAAGGGCAGCCCCAGCCCATCGCATAACGGCATTTCTAAAGCTTCCCAGATATACTGTAACTTTCTATGACATTAAGTGATATTCTTTTATTTAAAGGTTGCAGTGGACGAGAatgttaattgctctgttttgggACCCCAGAAGCATTGGACGGTAATTATTACCGCACTATTACctccatgaaaaaaaaacatcaaacCGAACTCTAAATTACTAAACTCGGGCAGATTCGgacaaataaaaatacattttcaagGCACGAAGATATAAAAAATAGAACATATTCGCGCATCAGACATGTCGCGGCGCATTATGGTTGGGGTGGTATgtctggtgtttttttttaaacaaagtgaCTATACACATTTTGGCAGAATTGAACTCTCTTTTAAATCCACAACTAACTTACAGTCAACcattaaaaaagtaaggttaatttaGCGGAGATCCTGGTCCATTCAGAAAAGGGAGGTTTTGCTGGGAATTAATATCGACGTATCAGTACCTAACTGTATTTGTTTGCATTTTTTCATTAGTCCAAGTGGTTAAATAATATTTATTCTCGAATTGTGTGTGGAGTTTTACTTCAAATATCCGCGCCTGGCTGTTTTTTTTTTCGTGTTTATTTCAGTGGTCCCATGATGTGTGAACAGTAATTCCAAAGGGGACTCTTAGAAACGTTGCAGGGAGCAATGTCAAGCCACATATCAAATATGCCCGCACTGTACTGTATTGAAAAACACACCAA
The sequence above is drawn from the Scyliorhinus canicula chromosome 16, sScyCan1.1, whole genome shotgun sequence genome and encodes:
- the emx2 gene encoding homeobox protein EMX2; the encoded protein is MFQPTPKRCFTIESLVAKDSPLPASRSEEPIRPAALSYANPSSVNPFLNGFHTGGRALYSNPDLVFADAVAHQTSPAVPVHPVPPHALAGHPLQSSHSPHPLFTSQQRDASSFYPWLIHRYRYLGHRFQGNEASPESFLLHNALARKPKRIRTAFSPSQLLRLEHAFEKNHYVVGAERKQLAHSLSLTETQVKVWFQNRRTKFKRQKLEEEGTDAQQKKKGTHHVNRWRLATKQSSPEEIDVTSDD